In one window of Calypte anna isolate BGI_N300 chromosome 1, bCalAnn1_v1.p, whole genome shotgun sequence DNA:
- the BPGM gene encoding bisphosphoglycerate mutase, protein MAKYRLVLLRHGEGAWNKENRFCSWVDQKLSSDGVEEARNCGRHLKALGFEFDLVFTSVLRRSIQTAWLILEEMGQEWVPIQSSWRLNERHYGALIGLNRAEMALNHGEEQVKLWRRSYDVTPPPISESHPYYEEIYNDRRYKCSDVSQDNLPKAESLKDVLDRLLPYWNEKIVPELKSGKMILISAHGNSSRALLKHVEGISDEDIINVTLPTGVPILLELDENLHPLGPHQFLGDQEAIQAAIKKVEDQGKVKSAEK, encoded by the exons ATGGCAAAGTACAGACTTGTTCTCTTAAGGCACGGGGAAGGAGCCTGGAACAAGGAGAATCGCTTCTGCAGCTGGGTGGACCAGAAGCTGAGCAGTGATGGAGTAGAGGAGGCTCGGAACTGTGGCAGACACCTCAAAGCACTGGGCTTTGAGTTTGACCTCGTCTTCACCTCTGTGCTTAGGCGCTCCATCCAGACTGCATGGCTTATCCTGGAAGAGATGGGCCAGGAGTGGGTCCCCATTCAGAGTTCCTGGCGACTGAATGAACGTCACTATGGCGCACTGATCGGTCTCAACAGAGCAGAGATGGCTCTGAATCATGGGGAGGAGCAAGTGAAACTATGGAGGAGAAGCTATGATGTTACCCCACCTCCCATATCTGAATCTCATCCTTACTACGAAGAGATCTACAATGATCGCCGGTATAAATGCAGTGATGTCTCTCAGGATAATCTCCCAAAGGCTGAAAGTCTGAAAGATGTTCTTGATAGACTCCTTCCCTATTGGAATGAAAAGATAGTGCCAGAACTGAAAAGTGGCAAAATGATCCTTATCTCTGCTCATGGCAACAGCAGCAGGGCATTGCTGAAGCATGTGGAAG GCATCTCTGATGAGGACATCATCAATGTTACTCTCCCCACTGGTGTGCCCATACTTCTTGAACTTGACGAGAATCTGCACCCTCTGGGCCCTCACCAGTTTTTGGGTGACCAAGAAGCTATCCAGGCTGCCATCAAAAAAGTGGAAGATCAAGGGAAAGTGAAATCTGCTGAGAAGTAA